Proteins encoded by one window of Channa argus isolate prfri chromosome 1, Channa argus male v1.0, whole genome shotgun sequence:
- the LOC137102660 gene encoding hepatic lectin-like codes for MKKNFTDEPCQKCEEGWELHGGKCYYFSNKGSSWNQIREECVHHGGDLVKIDSREEQSFLEKHLRNKMNEAEDKFWIGLTDSEEEGRWLWADGSELNTSLSFWSRNEPDNWKGNNGENTDGEDCLRMGYKERADDLKCWFDHFCNNPHKSICDKAAQTGRYVCNCSL; via the exons atGAAGAAAAATTTCACAG atgAACCATGTCAGAAGTGTGAAGAAGGCTGGGAGCTACATGGaggaaagtgttattatttctcCAACAAAGGTTCATCCTGGAACCAGATCAGAGAAGAATGTGTCCATCATGGAGGAGATCTGGTTAAGAtcgacagcagagaggagcag tcattcctggagaaacatttgagaaacaaaatgaatgaagctGAGGACAAGTTCTGGATCGGACTGACAGACTCAGAGGAAGAAGGCAGATGGTTGTGGGCGGACGGATCAGAACTGAACACAAG tttgagtttttgGAGCAGGAACGAGCCAGACAACTGGAAAGGAAACAATGGGGAAAATACTGATGGAGAGGACTGTTTGAGGATGGGGTATAAAGAAAGAGCTGATGACCTGAAGTGTTGGTTTGATCACTTCTGCAACAACCCTCACAAAAGTATATGTGacaaagcagcacaaactggacgttatgtttgtaattgtagtttgtAA